One part of the Raphanus sativus cultivar WK10039 chromosome 7, ASM80110v3, whole genome shotgun sequence genome encodes these proteins:
- the LOC108816367 gene encoding probable S-adenosylmethionine-dependent methyltransferase At5g38100 gives MPTFPRSYPMSGGDDRHSYINNSSYQIAAINSVGDKTRQCIIEKLDLPLNSDLGSFRIADYGCSIGPNTFHVVQSIIDAVKFKQLKDKNEKSLMPLEFQVFFNDQPNNDFNTLFRTQPPSSELEYFSAGVPGSFHGQVLPRNTIHIGHTSYTTHWLSNVPEHVDDKNSPAWNKNYIQCNNSIEEVTKSYKVQFTKDMKLFLEARAEEIVPGGLMIVLGQCLPDGVSLFKTYQGILVDTIGDCLMDMAKLGLTSEEKIGLFTIPAYFPQFSELKTEIEKNRSFTIETMESVHHPLEDIPLSNHFLIAMFRAILSTIIKEHFGEDVIDELFDRVAKKLGKYPINFKECEKNVTYFILLKRNE, from the exons ATGCCAACATTTCCTCGATCGTACCCGATGAGCGGTGGTGATGATCGACACAGTTACATCAATAATTCGTCATATCAA ATAGCAGCTATAAATAGCGTTGGAGATAAGACAAGGCAATGCATCATAGAAAAACTTGATCTCCCTCTGAATTCTGATCTTGGTAGTTTTAGAATTGCCGATTATGGTTGTTCCATTGGACCTAACACGTTTCATGTTGTTCAAAGCATCATTGATGCTGTGAAATTCAAACAACTGAAGGATAAAAACGAAAAAAGCCTTATGCCTCTCGAATTCCAAGTGTTCTTCAACGATCAACCCAACAATGACTTCAACACACTCTTTAGAACCCAACCACCTTCATCTGAGCTAGAATATTTCTCGGCCGGAGTTCCAGGTTCCTTCCATGGCCAAGTTTTACCAAGGAACACCATCCACATTGGACACACTTCTTACACGACTCACTGGCTTTCCAATGTTCCTGAGCACGTAGATGACAAGAACTCTCCAGCTTGGAACAAAAATTACATTCAATGTAATAATTCAATAGAAGAAGTGACCAAATCTTACAAGGTCCAGTTCACAAAAGACATGAAGCTTTTTCTTGAAGCTAGAGCAGAAGAGATAGTTCCAGGAGGATTGATGATCGTTCTAGGACAATGTTTACCCGATGGTGTCTCCTTGTTTAAGACATATCAGGGTATTTTGGTGGATACGATTGGTGATTGTCTTATGGATATGGCCAAATTG gGACTAACTAGCGAGGAAAAGATAGGGCTGTTCACCATTCCTGCGTATTTCCCACAATTTAGTGAATTAAAGACAGAAATTGAGAAAAATAGAAGCTTTACAATTGAGACTATGGAGAGTGTACATCATCCATTGGAGGATATTCCATTATCCAACCACTTCTTGATTGCCATGTTTAGAGCTATTCTCAGCACGATCATAAAAGAACATTTCGGAGAAGATGTGATCGATGAGCTATTTGATCGTGTTGCCAAGAAACTCGGCAAGTACCCGATTAATTTTAAAGAGTGCGAGAAAAATGTGACCTACTTTATATTGCTTAAGCGAAATGAATAG